A stretch of the Clostridium fungisolvens genome encodes the following:
- a CDS encoding DUF2922 domain-containing protein, which translates to METKYLVLTFKNESGDKINLSIKGVKDTLTAAEISTAMDVIISKDAFFSSGGKLIQKSGAQIITKNVDEYKVG; encoded by the coding sequence ATGGAAACAAAATATTTGGTCCTTACATTTAAGAATGAAAGTGGAGATAAAATCAATCTATCGATAAAAGGTGTCAAGGATACTTTAACTGCAGCTGAAATATCAACTGCAATGGATGTAATAATAAGTAAAGATGCATTCTTTAGTTCTGGTGGAAAGCTTATTCAGAAATCTGGAGCTCAAATAATAACTAAGAATGTTGATGAATATAAGGTGGGATAG
- a CDS encoding DUF1659 domain-containing protein: MATAILSGNAMILKYKTGTNDKGDDTFSSQRFSNIRLDLTDDDLYSVGKALEGLMSSDIVYIRKQQDYLVEDI; encoded by the coding sequence ATGGCAACAGCAATATTAAGCGGTAACGCAATGATCTTAAAGTATAAGACTGGAACAAATGACAAAGGAGACGATACCTTCAGCAGCCAAAGGTTTTCTAATATAAGACTAGACTTAACCGATGATGATTTATATTCAGTAGGAAAAGCTCTAGAAGGTTTAATGAGCTCAGATATAGTTTATATAAGAAAGCAGCAGGATTATCTAGTAGAGGATATATAA
- a CDS encoding YvrJ family protein has protein sequence MEVNDLVNLISNTGFPVVISGYLLIRLEKQIVGLSASINKLNTIISTKLGVVVDYSDENKSA, from the coding sequence ATGGAGGTTAATGATTTAGTAAATTTGATCTCGAATACCGGTTTTCCAGTTGTTATAAGCGGATATCTTCTTATAAGACTTGAAAAACAGATAGTTGGATTAAGTGCATCAATCAATAAACTCAATACCATAATATCAACTAAACTTGGAGTTGTTGTAGATTATTCAGATGAAAATAAAAGTGCCTAA
- a CDS encoding DUF1659 domain-containing protein gives MAVNKVLDTTSFAIEVESGTDKTGAKIYRKKTFSGVKNSATPENVYAVADAIKAVLSAGTRDYYLNEASKIVNA, from the coding sequence ATGGCAGTAAATAAAGTTTTAGACACAACTTCATTTGCAATCGAGGTTGAAAGCGGCACAGATAAGACCGGTGCAAAGATCTACAGAAAGAAGACTTTTTCTGGAGTAAAGAACAGTGCAACTCCTGAAAATGTATATGCTGTAGCTGATGCTATAAAAGCTGTTTTAAGTGCTGGTACTAGAGACTACTACTTAAATGAAGCATCAAAGATAGTAAATGCTTAG